A single window of Streptomyces diastaticus subsp. diastaticus DNA harbors:
- a CDS encoding helix-turn-helix domain-containing protein: MTGEPSLECAHLARELAALRAATGLSLAGLAARTTASKSSWQRYLGGVLIPPPELVGELCALAGEPPARLLALRELAELSRRHPRPAPEPPAPTRAATPAAPEIPGPRRQAAPGTGNDASAEAASDTALRPTRLI, translated from the coding sequence GTGACCGGCGAGCCGTCCCTGGAATGCGCCCACCTCGCCCGCGAGCTGGCCGCCCTGCGCGCCGCCACCGGACTGAGTCTGGCCGGGCTCGCCGCCCGCACCACCGCCAGCAAGTCGTCCTGGCAGCGCTATCTCGGCGGCGTCCTCATCCCGCCGCCGGAACTGGTCGGCGAACTCTGTGCCCTCGCCGGTGAACCGCCCGCGCGACTGCTGGCCCTGCGGGAACTGGCCGAGCTGTCCCGACGCCACCCCCGCCCGGCCCCGGAACCACCCGCCCCGACCCGAGCCGCCACCCCGGCCGCCCCCGAGATCCCCGGGCCGAGGCGACAAGCGGCGCCCGGCACGGGAAACGACGCATCCGCAGAGGCCGCCTCCGACACCGCGCTCCGGCCGACGCGCCTTATC
- a CDS encoding helix-turn-helix domain-containing protein translates to MAPWKTLPEHLDPQARRLVDRLRRLKDATGLSFTALATRTSYSRSSWERYLNGRKLPPSDAVAELAALAGADPDRMLALHTLAAQTWTAPPPRATAPAKAAGPAEAGTVAAGRADVPAEPVPGKRAPAGSASASVTASGNVAGPEVAPEAEAAGPGEPGAPGVPEEPAGQGRGDTVVIGGSAAPAKSAPRRPARRGLLVAGTALVVVAGALAVVFGLVLPGTGAAEADEEQHRRVAAEEFTFEPGRTHPCDIHRFEGRLYAGHSDTTEALLQQISTTWDVVEAQCLLEHRGYRIGSVDGAYGAATERAVKRLQDKEGLVVDGIMGPHTWEVLRR, encoded by the coding sequence ATGGCGCCGTGGAAGACGCTTCCGGAACACCTCGATCCACAGGCCAGGCGGCTGGTGGACAGGCTGAGGAGGCTCAAGGACGCCACCGGGCTCAGTTTCACGGCCCTGGCCACGAGGACGAGTTACAGCCGTTCCTCGTGGGAGCGGTACCTGAACGGCCGTAAGCTCCCGCCGTCCGACGCCGTCGCCGAACTCGCCGCCCTCGCGGGCGCCGACCCGGACCGCATGCTCGCCCTGCACACCCTCGCCGCCCAGACCTGGACGGCACCTCCGCCGAGGGCGACCGCTCCGGCCAAGGCCGCTGGGCCGGCGGAGGCGGGCACCGTTGCGGCCGGTCGGGCCGACGTGCCCGCGGAGCCGGTCCCGGGGAAGCGCGCGCCGGCAGGGTCCGCGTCCGCGTCCGTAACCGCATCCGGGAACGTTGCCGGCCCCGAGGTGGCTCCCGAGGCCGAAGCCGCCGGGCCCGGCGAGCCGGGCGCCCCGGGCGTACCGGAGGAGCCCGCCGGCCAGGGGCGCGGCGACACCGTGGTCATCGGCGGCTCAGCCGCTCCCGCGAAGTCCGCCCCGCGACGGCCCGCCCGCCGCGGCCTGCTGGTCGCCGGCACCGCCCTGGTCGTCGTGGCCGGCGCGCTGGCCGTCGTCTTCGGCCTCGTCCTGCCCGGGACGGGCGCCGCCGAGGCCGACGAGGAGCAGCACCGCCGGGTGGCCGCCGAGGAGTTCACCTTCGAGCCGGGCCGCACCCACCCGTGCGACATCCACCGCTTCGAGGGCCGCCTGTACGCGGGGCACAGCGACACCACCGAGGCCCTGCTCCAGCAGATCTCCACCACCTGGGACGTGGTCGAGGCGCAGTGCCTGCTGGAACACCGCGGGTACCGCATCGGCAGCGTCGACGGGGCCTACGGGGCGGCCACCGAACGGGCCGTCAAACGCCTTCAGGACAAGGAAGGGCTGGTCGTCGACGGGATCATGGGCCCGCACACCTGGGAGGTGCTGCGACGGTGA